The Methanothrix soehngenii GP6 genome includes a region encoding these proteins:
- a CDS encoding winged helix-turn-helix transcriptional regulator yields MKQKTGSNMQAARDARARERADTDYSLYEVINKTPGSSVYELAKELGWSSGKVYGSVRRLEKDNWVRIEKAERDGRSVLKITSVKWHEFLTSEEIEEFKSMEF; encoded by the coding sequence ATGAAGCAAAAAACAGGGAGCAACATGCAGGCGGCAAGGGACGCCAGGGCCCGAGAAAGGGCTGACACCGACTACAGCCTCTATGAAGTGATAAACAAAACGCCAGGATCTAGCGTTTATGAGCTGGCGAAAGAGCTGGGGTGGTCGAGCGGCAAAGTATACGGGTCTGTCCGACGATTGGAGAAGGACAATTGGGTCCGAATTGAGAAGGCTGAAAGAGACGGCAGATCTGTGCTTAAAATAACGTCTGTTAAGTGGCATGAATTCCTGACATCGGAAGAGATTGAAGAGTTCAAGAGCATGGAATTTTAA
- a CDS encoding MarR family transcriptional regulator, protein MPEIRRVILDIDTYNALKVEALVRHDNLKNTLSAMILENLSPEAHTILKCIRDKKSLKVQKSNHKCGASTAIEKSKQLSKNPDALNQIKTFWNEGERNRAEIARKINYPKATTSATISRMIKAGELRNEID, encoded by the coding sequence ATGCCGGAAATTCGCAGAGTAATTCTAGATATTGATACATACAATGCATTAAAGGTTGAAGCGTTAGTTAGACATGATAACCTCAAAAATACTCTATCCGCAATGATATTAGAAAATTTGAGCCCTGAAGCTCATACAATCTTAAAATGCATTCGCGACAAAAAGAGCCTAAAAGTCCAAAAATCCAACCACAAGTGCGGCGCGTCTACTGCTATCGAAAAGAGTAAACAATTATCAAAGAATCCTGATGCTTTAAATCAGATCAAGACCTTTTGGAATGAAGGAGAGCGGAATAGAGCAGAGATCGCCCGGAAGATCAACTATCCAAAAGCGACTACAAGCGCCACTATTTCCAGAATGATCAAGGCCGGAGAGCTGAGAAATGAAATTGACTAG